A genomic segment from Nicotiana sylvestris chromosome 1, ASM39365v2, whole genome shotgun sequence encodes:
- the LOC104242848 gene encoding NAD-dependent malic enzyme 59 kDa isoform, mitochondrial, with product MWRAARSAASTLRRTRRFSTAIPAPSIVHKRGADILHDPWFNKDTGFPMTERDRLGLRGLLPPRVISFEQQYERFMESFHSLEKNTEGQPDSVVSLAKWRILNRLHDRNETLYYRVLIDNIKDFAPIIYTPTVGLVCQNYSGLFRRPRGMYFSAKDKGEMMSMIFNWPSAQVDMIVLTDGSRILGLGDLGVQGIGIPIGKLDMYVAAAGINPQRVLPVMLDVGTNNQKLLEDPLYLGLRQPRLEGEEYLSIVDEFVEAVHARWPKAVVQFEDFQAKWAFETLDRYRKKFCMFNDDIQGTAGVALAGLLGTVRAQGRPLTDFANQKIVVVGAGSAGLGVLKMALQAVSRMAGPSADPHFFLLDKNGLITKHRKDIDPAALPFAKAHHEIEGLGLQEGAGLLEVVKKVKPHVLLGLSGVGGIFHEEVLRAMRESDSVRPAIFAMSNPTNNAECCPVDAFKLAGENIVFASGSPFENVDLGNAKIGHVNQANNMYLFPGIGLGALLSGARNISDTMLEAAAECLASYMSDDEIKRGILYPSINDIRDITAEVGAAVLRAAVAEDLAEGHGDVGARELQNMSKEESIEYVRSNMWYPVYGPLVHD from the exons ATGTGGAGAGCGGCTCGATCTGCGGCGTCGACTCTCCGCCGTACACGGCGGTTCTCTACGGCTATTCCAGCTCCAAGTATCGTCCACAAGCGTGGTGCTGATATTCTTCATGATCCTTGGTTCAACAAG GACACAGGTTTCCCTATGACAGAAAGAGATCGATTGGGGCTGCGGGGTCTCCTCCCACCACGCGTAATATCATTTGAGCAGCAATATGAGCGCTTCA TGGAATCATTTCATTCGCTTGAGAAAAATACTGAAGGTCAACCAGACAGTGTTGTCTCATTAGCAAAATGGAGGATCTTAaacaggctgcatgacaggaaTGAGACATTGTACTACCGA GTTCTAATTGATAATATCAAAGATTTTGCTCCCATAATATACACTCCAACAGTAGGATTGGTTTGCCAAAACTACTCTGGCTTGTTTAGACGTCCACGTGGCATGTACTTCAGTGCCAAAGATAAGGGAGAGATGATGTCAATGATCTTTAACTGGCCTTCTGCTCAG GTAGACATGATTGTGCTGACAGATGGAAGCCGTATTCTTGGCCTTGGCGATCTTGGAGTTCAGGGGATAGGTATACCAATTGGTAAACTTGACATGTACGTAGCAGCTGCTGGTATCAACCCACAAAGA GTGCTCCCAGTTATGCTTGACGTTGGTACCAACAATCAGAAGCTTCTGGAAGACCCTCTTT ATCTTGGGCTTCGACAACCTAGGTTGGAAGGAGAAGAATATTTGTCAATAGTTGATGAATTTGTGGAAGCTGTTCATGCTCGTTGGCCAAAGGCTGTTGTGCAG TTTGAGGATTTTCAAGCAAAGTGGGCTTTTGAGACACTGGATCGCTATCGGAAAAAGTTTTGCATGTTCAATGATGACATACAG GGAACAGCTGGTGTTGCTCTTGCTGGGCTATTAGGAACTGTTAGGGCACAGGGCCGGCCATTGACTGATTTTGCCAACCAAAAGATAGTGGTAGTCGGAGCAGGAAG TGCGGGGCTTGGTGTTCTTAAGATGGCATTACAAGCCGTTTCCAGAATGGCTGGACCATCAGCAGATCCCCACTTTTTTCTTCTGGATAAAAAT GGTCTTATCACAAAACATAGGAAAGATATTGATCCAGCAGCATTACCATTTGCTAAAGCCCATCATGAGATTGAGGGGTTAGGACTACAGGAGGGAGCAGGTCTCCTTGAAGTG GTAAAAAAGGTGAAGCCTCATGTGCTTCTTGGTTTGTCAGGAGTTGGAGGTATATTTCATGAGGAG GTGCTGAGGGCCATGCGAGAGTCAGATTCTGTTAGACCTGCAATTTTTGCCATGTCAAATCCCACAAACAATG CTGAATGCTGTCCTGTTGATGCTTTCAAGCTTGCTGGGGAAAATATTGTTTTTGCTAGTGGGAGTCCCTTTGAAAATGTCGATCTAG GGAATGCTAAGATAGGCCATGTAAATCAAGCGAATAACATGTATCTCTTCCCTGG CATTGGTCTGGGAGCTCTTCTTTCTGGCGCTCGAAACATAAGTGATACAATGTTAGAAGCAGCTGCTGAGTG CCTCGCGTCTTACATGTCAGATGAcgaaatcaaaagaggaatcttGTATCCATCCATTAACGA TATTCGGGATATTACAGCAGAGGTTGGAGCTGCTGTTTTACGGGCTGCTGTAGCTGAAGACCTGGCAGAAGGTCACGGCGATGTTGGGGCAAGAGAGTTGCAGAATATGTCAAAG